From the genome of Nasonia vitripennis strain AsymCx chromosome 1, Nvit_psr_1.1, whole genome shotgun sequence, one region includes:
- the LOC100379130 gene encoding unconventional myosin-Va isoform X4, with product MSTESLYKKGFKVWIPHVNKVWEWAVILEDYNIDTKILHIETGLDREIKILIINSNSDLPHLCNSEDFFIDEKKNLASLRSVHEASVLNNLRLRFEKGCVYTYCGVTAVFINPFLKPIPREADNIFKYRGQTIDDLRPHIFALAEKIYCRLERENRYQSLIFTGKSGAGKTENAKLAILYLATISAEVDQMKDKITASSTILEAFGNAKTIGNDNSSRFGKFMEMQYDANYHIVGASIRIFLLDRSRVVNQIQNEQNYNIFYELCSVHDRFPDLHLNRQEFCYLNTNNSSEIYSNYSKRFDDSVEAFKKFGFTVQERREILKILAAILHLGNLNFTKFENLEGSENLKGCFIAESHQLEILEKLLSLNPQSAQDMKKWMCHKKIFSNGKTDACPMSIEEAVKARDSLAKFIYRKLFIWIVSRINYLFFSSSNFRCSIGILDVYGFEKFDVNLFEQFCINYVNEKIQQTFIQMVFKLEQEEYLRDNIGWSFIKYQDNRLCLELLEGENGIIHVIDQESNNEVPRERPWINAVFESTPSKESKHFERPKCNDSTDFIIHHFIDYVQYDSREFLEKNEDKVSREHIAFLRDSNNEVLLMLLSDDLYRKSIPNRKKRPRSESREPLSEYPTNTTLISELKESLIDLTKELQNTTAHYVRCIKSNDERKSYEFDAVYVAHQIRKYNVLDAIQLSSMGYFSRQTYANFFNRYYCLCEFEGIQRDDLQETCRVIIYNLIEDSKTVKFGVKYIFLKEEIINHLENLRREKLNRACIIIQKAVRRILQQKRNQETRRAVLSLQTQVRNYLIRRRQARGAAEDHALVKNETRTMDEIRASAATEIQRLFRGFRARRFSKKRVRDIITIQTCIRRFLAQVAADKLRENRIGQVHLLNEGLKAKIGELQRDINAYMDMNLTKEQLDQVQMIAGDQQCFQAKNRLINEIIIRRIQNIRDEGKKVKPVELPVISEHQDLEDVRARPADIPVMDELQDLGEIRARSADRPAIDNEDLGKMMLRPADLCAINDEDFDRFEMKTVNLPIIDDLDLEEEEEKAADHPVLNELQDLGKDLGAEEVNAINLPVMNDLDLGEEEENSINLPVMNELDLGEEEVNAFNPPVMNEVQYENSRTVNENSLSEVFKSLLATEEDFSLYQPLFQACFNFDQRMEKLMEACGINRREVERARPAGRNDGQGFVLSQGMFQFEIADIESLLTHLIGLPTLTITNEKPGLPSRILFMCLRYLDCQNDFISASLMLEKYVEAVESLIRQRGDLETFLVWLVNTYQLLNYLKQYARVHNNVIDQFQSLNTNQQTEHCLVNLNLESFCGSLLQLAESLAHKAAQLMKTTIFDLAELGILEYNPASVSHSEYSDSDGERSDDSRTETNEQDEEELEDAVEIADLSDGQVQQLIYQSIQELAQNQPVPIQEQEQAQEQEQNLPQEQEQALGDKQELAQEQNQVQEQVQEPAQEQHQEPPQELEPAQEQEPIEGQEQAQLLEEEYDQDFLRMKRNALLQRLTDFHLAMETSGLDANMRQQMFKKLFDFMSTILLSYILSHPQLCNVYRGAVSRVNLRAIERWARYYKLNVATIALGPIKQALRLLQMQPMEDYDVFWIDKLYDKLNSDQILRILSCYKPAYAADQQISPTLMQKLKFKLERWDGRDETVLINSEEYPVIFPFRHCSLPLEEVEIPATFDLPMLRKI from the exons ATGTCAACTGAATCTCTGTATAAAAAG GGTTTCAAAGTATGGATCCCACATGTAAACAAAGTTTGGGAGTGGGCAGTGATTTTGGAGGACTACAATATAGATACAAAGATTCTTCATATTGAAACAGGATTAGATCGtgaaatcaaaattttgattatcAACTCGAATTCTGATTTACCACATTTATGCAATTctgaagatttttttattgatgagaaaaagaatttagcTTCCTTAAGAAGTGTACACGAAGCAAGTGTTCTTAATAATTTACGGTTGCGCTTTGAAAAGGGATGTGTTTACACTTATTGTGGCGTTACAgcagtttttataaatccaTTTCTTAAACCAATACCACGCGAAGctgataacatttttaaatatcgaGGCCAGACAATTGACGATCTCAGGCCTCATATATTTGCTCTCGCCGAGAAGATCTACTGCAGACTCGAAAG GGAAAATCGTTACCAATCTTTAATTTTTACTGGTAAATCAGGCGCAGGTAAAACAGAAAATGCTAAATTGGCTATTTTATACCTTGCGACTATAAGTGCCGAAGTAGACCAAATGAAAGATAAAATTACTGCTTCATCAACAATCTTAGAAGCTTTTGGTAATGCCAAAACAATCGGTAATGATAATTCCTCCAGATTTGGGAAATTCATGGAAATGCAATACGATGCTAATTATCATATAGTTGGAGCGTCTATTAGAATATTTCTTCTTGATAGATCGAGAGTTGTCAATCAg ATACAAAACGAACAAAattacaatatattttatgaattgTGCTCTGTCCATGATCGTTTCCCTGATTTACATCTGAATAGACAAGAATTTTGTTATCTGAATACAAATAATTCTTCagaaatatattcaaattattcaaaacGATTCGATGATTCAGTTGaagcttttaaaaaatttggcTTTACGGTTCAAGAGCGACgcgaaattttgaaaattttagcagcCATTTTGCATTTGGggaatttgaattttacgaaatttgaaaatttggaGGGGAGCGAAAATCTAAAAGGTTGTTTTATCGCG gaATCCCATCAGTTAGAAATTTTAGAGAAGTTACTCAGCTTGAATCCGCAGTCAGCGCAGGATATGAAAAAATGGATGTGccataagaaaattttttctaatgGAAAAACTGATGCGTGTCCAATGTCAATAGAAGAAGCTGTGAAAGCACGCGATTCACTTGCAAAGTTTATTTAcagaaaactttttatttggaTAGTGTCGAGAAtcaactatttgtttttctcgtCTTCAAATTTTCGATGCTCCATTGGAATCCTGGATGTTTATGGCTTTGAAAAGTTCGATGTGAATTTGTTTGAGcaattttgtatcaattatgTTAACGAGAAGATCCAACAAACCTTCATTCAGATGGTTTTCAAATTGGAACAAGAGGAGTATTTGCGAGATAACATTGGATGGAGCTTCATAAAATATCAGGACAATAGATTGTGCCTCGAACTTTTAGAGGGCGAAAATGGAATCATCCATGTTATAGACCAAGAAAGCAATAATGAG GTGCCAAGAGAAAGGCCGTGGATAAATGCAGTGTTCGAGAGTACGCCGTCTAAGGAATCAAAGCATTTTGAAAGGCCGAAATGCAACGACTCTacagattttattattcatcaTTTTATTGATTATGTGCAATACGATAGCAGAGAATTTTTAGAGAAAAATGAAGACAAAGTTTCACGAGAACATATTGCGTTTTTAAGAGACTCTAAT AATGAAGTTCTACTTATGTTGTTATCAGATGATCTTTACAGAAAGAGTATACCTAATCGGAAAAAAAGACCAAGGAGTGAATCTCGAGAGCCGTTAAGCGAATACCCAACCAATACAACG CTGATATCTGAGTTAAAAGAATCTTTGATCGACCTAACAAAGGAACTGCAAAACACAACTGCACACTACGTAAGATGTATCAAAAGTAACGACGAAAGAAAATCGTACGAATTCGATGCAGTGTACGTAGCCCACCAGATACGCAAGTACAATGTTTTGGACGCAATTCAGCTTTCATCAATGGGTTACTTTAGTCGACAAACCTacgcaaattttttcaatcgcTACTATTGTTTGTGTGAATTTGAAGGGATCCAGCGCGACGACCTGCAGGAAACGTGTCGAGTGATCATTTACAACCTCATTGAG GATTCAAAGACCGTGAAATTCGGCGTAAAGTACATTTTCTTGAAAGAAGAAATTATTAATCATCTCGAGAATCTCCGTCGAGAGAAGCTGAATCGAGCTTGTATTATAATTCAGAAGGCGGTTCGCCGCATTCTTCAGCAGAAACGCAACCAAGAAACCAGACGAGCTGTTTTGAGTCTGCAAACTCAGGTACGTAATTACTTGATCCGTCGTCGTCAGGCTCGGGGCGCAGCTGAAGATCATGCTCTGGTCAAGAATGAGACCCGCACAATGGACGAGATAAGGGCATCTGCTGCGACAGAAATCCAGAGACTCTTCAGAGGATTCCGGGCACGGCGCTTTTCTAAAAAGAGAGTGCGCGACATTATCACTATACAAACTTGCATCAGAAGATTTCTCGCACAAGTTGCCGCAGACAAGTTGAGGGAGAACAGAATTGGGCAGGTTCATTTGTTGAATGAAGGTTTAAAGGCGAAAATCGGCGAGTTGCAGCGCGATATAAATGCTTAC ATGGATATGAATTTGACGAAAGAACAGCTAGATCAGGTGCAAATGATTGCTGGCGATCAACAGTGCTTTCAAGCTAAAAATCGACTTATAAAcgaaattattattagaaGGATTCAAAATATCAGGGATGAGGGGAAAAAAGTGAAACCCGTGGAACTTCCTGTAATAAGTGAGCATCAG GATCTTGAGGATGTAAGAGCAAGACCCGCTGATATTCCTGTAATGGATGAGTTGCAG GATCTTGGCGAGATAAGAGCGAGATCCGCTGACCGTCCTGCAATAGATAATGAG GATCTTGGCAAGATGATGTTGCGACCTGCTGATCTTTGTGCAATAAATGATGAG GATTTTGATAGGTTTGAAATGAAAACCGTTAACCTTCCTATAATAGATGATCTG GATCtcgaagaggaagaggagaaaGCTGCTGATCACCCTGTACTGAATGAGCTGCAG gatcttggGAAG GATCTTGGTGCGGAAGAGGTAAACGCCATTAATCTTCCTGTAATGAATGATCTG GATCTTGGTGAGGAAGAGGAAAACTCCATTAATCTTCCTGTAATGAATGAGCTG GATCTTGGCGAGGAAGAGGTGAACGCCTTTAATCCTCCTGTAATGAACGAAGTGCAG TATGAGAATAGTAGAACAGTCAACGAAAACAGCTTAAGCGAGGTCTTCAAATCGTTGTTGGCTACAGAAGAAGATTTCTCGCTATACCAGCCTCTATTTCAAGCTTGTTTCAATTTCGATCAGCGCATGGAAAAATTGATGGAAGCTTGTGGTATTAACCGGCGCGAAGTCGAACGAGCAAGACCCGCCGGAAGAAATG atGGCCAAGGATTTGTTCTCTCCCAAGGAATGTTCCAATTTGAGATTGCAGATATTGAGTCACTGCTAACTCACCTAATAG GACTGCCGactttaacaataacaaacgAGAAACCAGGCTTGCCATCACGAATTTTATTCATGTGTCTGCGCTACCTTGACTGTCAAAATGACTTTATTTCAGCATCTTTGATGTTGGAAAAGTATGTAGAGGCAGTTGAGAGCTTAATTCGACAGCGCGGCGATTTGGAAACATTCCTTGTCTGGCTCGTCAATACTTACCAGCTCCTCAATTACCTTAAGCAGTACGCGAGAGTACACAACAATGTCATCGACCAATTCCAAAGTTTGAACACTAATCAACAAACTGAGCATTGTCTTGTGAATCTTAACCTGGAATCATTTTGCGGGTCGCTACTCCAATTGGCTGAGTCGCTCGCCCACAAAGCTGCGCAGCTTATGAAAACGACGATTTTTGATTTAGCAGAACTAGGCATACTCGAGTATAATCCGGCATCCGTGAGCCACTCAGAGTATTCTGATTCGGATGGAGAAAGAAGCGATGATTCTAGAACGGAAACAAATGAACAGGATGAAGAAGAATTGGAAGATGCGGTGGAGATTGCAGATCTTTCAGACGGTCAAGTACaacaattaatttatcaatCGATTCAAGAGTTAGCGCAAAACCAACCTGTGCCAATTCAAGAGCAAGAGCAAGCACAAGAACAGGAACAAAATCTGCCTCAAGAGCAAGAGCAAGCATTAGGGGACAAACAAGAACTGGCTCAGGAGCAAAATCAAGTACAAGAACAAGTGCAAGAGCCGGCGCAAGAACAACACCAAGAACCACCTCAAGAGCTAGAGCCAGCGCAAGAACAAGAACCAATAGAAGGTCAAGAACAAGCGCAATTACTTGAAGAAGAATACGATCAGGATTTCCTCAGGATGAAAAGAAATGCGTTGCTACAAAGACTGACGGATTTCCATCTAGCAATGGAAACGAGTGGCCTGGACGCCAACATGAGACAGCAAATGTTTAAGAAGCTTTTTGATTTCATGAGCACAATTCTATTGAGCTACATTCTTTCACATCCACAACTTTGCAATGTCTATCGTGGTGCAGTGTCGAG AGTGAATCTACGCGCTATCGAAAGATGGGCTCgctattataaattaaatgtaGCAACCATAGCTCTTGGCCCAATAAAGCAAGCGTTGCGGCTGCTTCAAATGCAACCAATGGAAGATTATGATGTATTTTGGATCGACAAGTTGTACGATAAATTAAACAGTGATCAGATTCTGAGAATTTTGAGTTGCTACAAACCAGCTTATGCAGCAGATCAGCAGATATCGCCGACTTTGAtgcaaaaattgaaatttaaacTGGAGAGGTGGGACGGACGGGACGAGACG GTATTGATAAATTCAGAAGAATACCCAGTAATCTTTCCATTTCGTCATTGCTCTTTACCGTTGGAAGAAGTTGAGATTCCAGCAACGTTTGATCTTCCTATGCTAAGAAAGATTTAG
- the LOC100379130 gene encoding unconventional myosin-Va isoform X3, translating to MSTESLYKKGFKVWIPHVNKVWEWAVILEDYNIDTKILHIETGLDREIKILIINSNSDLPHLCNSEDFFIDEKKNLASLRSVHEASVLNNLRLRFEKGCVYTYCGVTAVFINPFLKPIPREADNIFKYRGQTIDDLRPHIFALAEKIYCRLERENRYQSLIFTGKSGAGKTENAKLAILYLATISAEVDQMKDKITASSTILEAFGNAKTIGNDNSSRFGKFMEMQYDANYHIVGASIRIFLLDRSRVVNQIQNEQNYNIFYELCSVHDRFPDLHLNRQEFCYLNTNNSSEIYSNYSKRFDDSVEAFKKFGFTVQERREILKILAAILHLGNLNFTKFENLEGSENLKGCFIAESHQLEILEKLLSLNPQSAQDMKKWMCHKKIFSNGKTDACPMSIEEAVKARDSLAKFIYRKLFIWIVSRINYLFFSSSNFRCSIGILDVYGFEKFDVNLFEQFCINYVNEKIQQTFIQMVFKLEQEEYLRDNIGWSFIKYQDNRLCLELLEGENGIIHVIDQESNNEVPRERPWINAVFESTPSKESKHFERPKCNDSTDFIIHHFIDYVQYDSREFLEKNEDKVSREHIAFLRDSNNEVLLMLLSDDLYRKSIPNRKKRPRSESREPLSEYPTNTTLISELKESLIDLTKELQNTTAHYVRCIKSNDERKSYEFDAVYVAHQIRKYNVLDAIQLSSMGYFSRQTYANFFNRYYCLCEFEGIQRDDLQETCRVIIYNLIEDSKTVKFGVKYIFLKEEIINHLENLRREKLNRACIIIQKAVRRILQQKRNQETRRAVLSLQTQVRNYLIRRRQARGAAEDHALVKNETRTMDEIRASAATEIQRLFRGFRARRFSKKRVRDIITIQTCIRRFLAQVAADKLRENRIGQVHLLNEGLKAKIGELQRDINAYMDMNLTKEQLDQVQMIAGDQQCFQAKNRLINEIIIRRIQNIRDEGKKVKPVELPVISEHQDLEDVRARPADIPVMDELQDLGEIRARSADRPAIDNEDLGKMMLRPADLCAINDEDFDRFEMKTVNLPIIDDLDLEEEEEKAADHPVLNELQDLGAEEVNAINLPVMNDLDLGEEEENSINLPVMNELDLGEEEVNAFNPPVMNEVQVTLQYENSRTVNENSLSEVFKSLLATEEDFSLYQPLFQACFNFDQRMEKLMEACGINRREVERARPAGRNDGQGFVLSQGMFQFEIADIESLLTHLIGLPTLTITNEKPGLPSRILFMCLRYLDCQNDFISASLMLEKYVEAVESLIRQRGDLETFLVWLVNTYQLLNYLKQYARVHNNVIDQFQSLNTNQQTEHCLVNLNLESFCGSLLQLAESLAHKAAQLMKTTIFDLAELGILEYNPASVSHSEYSDSDGERSDDSRTETNEQDEEELEDAVEIADLSDGQVQQLIYQSIQELAQNQPVPIQEQEQAQEQEQNLPQEQEQALGDKQELAQEQNQVQEQVQEPAQEQHQEPPQELEPAQEQEPIEGQEQAQLLEEEYDQDFLRMKRNALLQRLTDFHLAMETSGLDANMRQQMFKKLFDFMSTILLSYILSHPQLCNVYRGAVSRVNLRAIERWARYYKLNVATIALGPIKQALRLLQMQPMEDYDVFWIDKLYDKLNSDQILRILSCYKPAYAADQQISPTLMQKLKFKLERWDGRDETVLINSEEYPVIFPFRHCSLPLEEVEIPATFDLPMLRKI from the exons ATGTCAACTGAATCTCTGTATAAAAAG GGTTTCAAAGTATGGATCCCACATGTAAACAAAGTTTGGGAGTGGGCAGTGATTTTGGAGGACTACAATATAGATACAAAGATTCTTCATATTGAAACAGGATTAGATCGtgaaatcaaaattttgattatcAACTCGAATTCTGATTTACCACATTTATGCAATTctgaagatttttttattgatgagaaaaagaatttagcTTCCTTAAGAAGTGTACACGAAGCAAGTGTTCTTAATAATTTACGGTTGCGCTTTGAAAAGGGATGTGTTTACACTTATTGTGGCGTTACAgcagtttttataaatccaTTTCTTAAACCAATACCACGCGAAGctgataacatttttaaatatcgaGGCCAGACAATTGACGATCTCAGGCCTCATATATTTGCTCTCGCCGAGAAGATCTACTGCAGACTCGAAAG GGAAAATCGTTACCAATCTTTAATTTTTACTGGTAAATCAGGCGCAGGTAAAACAGAAAATGCTAAATTGGCTATTTTATACCTTGCGACTATAAGTGCCGAAGTAGACCAAATGAAAGATAAAATTACTGCTTCATCAACAATCTTAGAAGCTTTTGGTAATGCCAAAACAATCGGTAATGATAATTCCTCCAGATTTGGGAAATTCATGGAAATGCAATACGATGCTAATTATCATATAGTTGGAGCGTCTATTAGAATATTTCTTCTTGATAGATCGAGAGTTGTCAATCAg ATACAAAACGAACAAAattacaatatattttatgaattgTGCTCTGTCCATGATCGTTTCCCTGATTTACATCTGAATAGACAAGAATTTTGTTATCTGAATACAAATAATTCTTCagaaatatattcaaattattcaaaacGATTCGATGATTCAGTTGaagcttttaaaaaatttggcTTTACGGTTCAAGAGCGACgcgaaattttgaaaattttagcagcCATTTTGCATTTGGggaatttgaattttacgaaatttgaaaatttggaGGGGAGCGAAAATCTAAAAGGTTGTTTTATCGCG gaATCCCATCAGTTAGAAATTTTAGAGAAGTTACTCAGCTTGAATCCGCAGTCAGCGCAGGATATGAAAAAATGGATGTGccataagaaaattttttctaatgGAAAAACTGATGCGTGTCCAATGTCAATAGAAGAAGCTGTGAAAGCACGCGATTCACTTGCAAAGTTTATTTAcagaaaactttttatttggaTAGTGTCGAGAAtcaactatttgtttttctcgtCTTCAAATTTTCGATGCTCCATTGGAATCCTGGATGTTTATGGCTTTGAAAAGTTCGATGTGAATTTGTTTGAGcaattttgtatcaattatgTTAACGAGAAGATCCAACAAACCTTCATTCAGATGGTTTTCAAATTGGAACAAGAGGAGTATTTGCGAGATAACATTGGATGGAGCTTCATAAAATATCAGGACAATAGATTGTGCCTCGAACTTTTAGAGGGCGAAAATGGAATCATCCATGTTATAGACCAAGAAAGCAATAATGAG GTGCCAAGAGAAAGGCCGTGGATAAATGCAGTGTTCGAGAGTACGCCGTCTAAGGAATCAAAGCATTTTGAAAGGCCGAAATGCAACGACTCTacagattttattattcatcaTTTTATTGATTATGTGCAATACGATAGCAGAGAATTTTTAGAGAAAAATGAAGACAAAGTTTCACGAGAACATATTGCGTTTTTAAGAGACTCTAAT AATGAAGTTCTACTTATGTTGTTATCAGATGATCTTTACAGAAAGAGTATACCTAATCGGAAAAAAAGACCAAGGAGTGAATCTCGAGAGCCGTTAAGCGAATACCCAACCAATACAACG CTGATATCTGAGTTAAAAGAATCTTTGATCGACCTAACAAAGGAACTGCAAAACACAACTGCACACTACGTAAGATGTATCAAAAGTAACGACGAAAGAAAATCGTACGAATTCGATGCAGTGTACGTAGCCCACCAGATACGCAAGTACAATGTTTTGGACGCAATTCAGCTTTCATCAATGGGTTACTTTAGTCGACAAACCTacgcaaattttttcaatcgcTACTATTGTTTGTGTGAATTTGAAGGGATCCAGCGCGACGACCTGCAGGAAACGTGTCGAGTGATCATTTACAACCTCATTGAG GATTCAAAGACCGTGAAATTCGGCGTAAAGTACATTTTCTTGAAAGAAGAAATTATTAATCATCTCGAGAATCTCCGTCGAGAGAAGCTGAATCGAGCTTGTATTATAATTCAGAAGGCGGTTCGCCGCATTCTTCAGCAGAAACGCAACCAAGAAACCAGACGAGCTGTTTTGAGTCTGCAAACTCAGGTACGTAATTACTTGATCCGTCGTCGTCAGGCTCGGGGCGCAGCTGAAGATCATGCTCTGGTCAAGAATGAGACCCGCACAATGGACGAGATAAGGGCATCTGCTGCGACAGAAATCCAGAGACTCTTCAGAGGATTCCGGGCACGGCGCTTTTCTAAAAAGAGAGTGCGCGACATTATCACTATACAAACTTGCATCAGAAGATTTCTCGCACAAGTTGCCGCAGACAAGTTGAGGGAGAACAGAATTGGGCAGGTTCATTTGTTGAATGAAGGTTTAAAGGCGAAAATCGGCGAGTTGCAGCGCGATATAAATGCTTAC ATGGATATGAATTTGACGAAAGAACAGCTAGATCAGGTGCAAATGATTGCTGGCGATCAACAGTGCTTTCAAGCTAAAAATCGACTTATAAAcgaaattattattagaaGGATTCAAAATATCAGGGATGAGGGGAAAAAAGTGAAACCCGTGGAACTTCCTGTAATAAGTGAGCATCAG GATCTTGAGGATGTAAGAGCAAGACCCGCTGATATTCCTGTAATGGATGAGTTGCAG GATCTTGGCGAGATAAGAGCGAGATCCGCTGACCGTCCTGCAATAGATAATGAG GATCTTGGCAAGATGATGTTGCGACCTGCTGATCTTTGTGCAATAAATGATGAG GATTTTGATAGGTTTGAAATGAAAACCGTTAACCTTCCTATAATAGATGATCTG GATCtcgaagaggaagaggagaaaGCTGCTGATCACCCTGTACTGAATGAGCTGCAG GATCTTGGTGCGGAAGAGGTAAACGCCATTAATCTTCCTGTAATGAATGATCTG GATCTTGGTGAGGAAGAGGAAAACTCCATTAATCTTCCTGTAATGAATGAGCTG GATCTTGGCGAGGAAGAGGTGAACGCCTTTAATCCTCCTGTAATGAACGAAGTGCAGGTTACT TTGCAGTATGAGAATAGTAGAACAGTCAACGAAAACAGCTTAAGCGAGGTCTTCAAATCGTTGTTGGCTACAGAAGAAGATTTCTCGCTATACCAGCCTCTATTTCAAGCTTGTTTCAATTTCGATCAGCGCATGGAAAAATTGATGGAAGCTTGTGGTATTAACCGGCGCGAAGTCGAACGAGCAAGACCCGCCGGAAGAAATG atGGCCAAGGATTTGTTCTCTCCCAAGGAATGTTCCAATTTGAGATTGCAGATATTGAGTCACTGCTAACTCACCTAATAG GACTGCCGactttaacaataacaaacgAGAAACCAGGCTTGCCATCACGAATTTTATTCATGTGTCTGCGCTACCTTGACTGTCAAAATGACTTTATTTCAGCATCTTTGATGTTGGAAAAGTATGTAGAGGCAGTTGAGAGCTTAATTCGACAGCGCGGCGATTTGGAAACATTCCTTGTCTGGCTCGTCAATACTTACCAGCTCCTCAATTACCTTAAGCAGTACGCGAGAGTACACAACAATGTCATCGACCAATTCCAAAGTTTGAACACTAATCAACAAACTGAGCATTGTCTTGTGAATCTTAACCTGGAATCATTTTGCGGGTCGCTACTCCAATTGGCTGAGTCGCTCGCCCACAAAGCTGCGCAGCTTATGAAAACGACGATTTTTGATTTAGCAGAACTAGGCATACTCGAGTATAATCCGGCATCCGTGAGCCACTCAGAGTATTCTGATTCGGATGGAGAAAGAAGCGATGATTCTAGAACGGAAACAAATGAACAGGATGAAGAAGAATTGGAAGATGCGGTGGAGATTGCAGATCTTTCAGACGGTCAAGTACaacaattaatttatcaatCGATTCAAGAGTTAGCGCAAAACCAACCTGTGCCAATTCAAGAGCAAGAGCAAGCACAAGAACAGGAACAAAATCTGCCTCAAGAGCAAGAGCAAGCATTAGGGGACAAACAAGAACTGGCTCAGGAGCAAAATCAAGTACAAGAACAAGTGCAAGAGCCGGCGCAAGAACAACACCAAGAACCACCTCAAGAGCTAGAGCCAGCGCAAGAACAAGAACCAATAGAAGGTCAAGAACAAGCGCAATTACTTGAAGAAGAATACGATCAGGATTTCCTCAGGATGAAAAGAAATGCGTTGCTACAAAGACTGACGGATTTCCATCTAGCAATGGAAACGAGTGGCCTGGACGCCAACATGAGACAGCAAATGTTTAAGAAGCTTTTTGATTTCATGAGCACAATTCTATTGAGCTACATTCTTTCACATCCACAACTTTGCAATGTCTATCGTGGTGCAGTGTCGAG AGTGAATCTACGCGCTATCGAAAGATGGGCTCgctattataaattaaatgtaGCAACCATAGCTCTTGGCCCAATAAAGCAAGCGTTGCGGCTGCTTCAAATGCAACCAATGGAAGATTATGATGTATTTTGGATCGACAAGTTGTACGATAAATTAAACAGTGATCAGATTCTGAGAATTTTGAGTTGCTACAAACCAGCTTATGCAGCAGATCAGCAGATATCGCCGACTTTGAtgcaaaaattgaaatttaaacTGGAGAGGTGGGACGGACGGGACGAGACG GTATTGATAAATTCAGAAGAATACCCAGTAATCTTTCCATTTCGTCATTGCTCTTTACCGTTGGAAGAAGTTGAGATTCCAGCAACGTTTGATCTTCCTATGCTAAGAAAGATTTAG